A stretch of Aedes aegypti strain LVP_AGWG chromosome 2, AaegL5.0 Primary Assembly, whole genome shotgun sequence DNA encodes these proteins:
- the LOC5567954 gene encoding tektin-B1 has product MSNRAVATFEKPLQHLSLPDWHSRLNQLKNAAYGKRSDAFDLRHLARNLRNETRIQTYWDTYHNNDKLSDRVAELDRWRESMRILLKRVDVEIGSLKEEKACTERDLDALLMPLTVVTDSINMRDCRLGSELTYDEGDTELKNELCIVENNQRLLRDQNQGAWEQLNRLQEIKFKLELDLTDKDEAQDIDQHQLEVDKHCANVTFKTDSTRVPKNSCTYNNWLEYCEELVSLTEKTLSDSAAVRESLFATREKARNILKSQQDRTAHTLRKRIFETQRARNELEYQQGKMKEEMDKCSSEIETLERAYNDKIEALKVVETRLENRAQRSGMELCIDESYHGLSDEVHKLRDTIKVLREKINAAKTMYNSLHELAKKIDQDLENKQHALMTDIRSLDLRARLNTGEFGGKPTQTDRNIHLSRLEDEIPKS; this is encoded by the exons ATGTCGAATCGCGCTGTGGCCACGTTCGAAAAACCTCTCCAACATTTGAGCCTTCCGGATTGGCACTCCCGGTTGAACCAGCTGAAAAATGCGGCCTACGGAAAACGGTCCGATGCGTTCGATCTTCGTCATTTGGCGCGAAATTTGCGAAACGAAACCAGAATCCAGACCTACTGGGATACGTACCATAACAACGATAAGCTTTCGGATCGGGTGGCGGAGCTGGATCGATGGCGGGAATCGATGCGGATTTTGCTGAAACGGGTAGACGTTGAGATTGGGTCGCTGAAGGAGGAAAAAGCCTGCACGGAGCGGGATCTGGATGCGTTGCTGATGCCGCTGACGGTTGTGACGGATAGTATCAACATGAGGGATTGTAGGTTGGGATCGGAACTGACCTACGATGAGGGCGATACTGAGCTGAAGAATGAACTGTGCATCGTTGAGAATAACCAGCGTTTGTTGAGAGATCAGAATCAGGGAGCTTGGGAACAGCTGAATCGACTTCAGGAAATTAAATTTAAGCTGGAGCTGGATTTGACTGATAAGGACGAAGCGCAGGATATCGATCAGCACCAATTGGAAGTTGATAAGCATTGCGCCAATGTGACGTTCAAGACAGATTCAACGAGGGTTCCAAAAAA CTCTTGTACTTATAACAATTGGTTGGAGTACTGCGAAGAATTAGTTTCACTTACTGAGAAAACTTTATCCGATTCTGCCGCTGTCAGAGAGTCACTGTTTGCTACACGTGAGAAAGCaaggaatattttgaaaagccaGCAGGATCGCACTGCCCATACTTTGCGGAAACGTATTTTTGAAACTCAACGTGCCAGGAATGAGTTGGAATATCAGCAGGGAAAG ATGAAAGAAGAAATGGACAAATGTTCTTCGGAGATTGAAACATTGGAAAGAGCCTACAACGATAAAATTGAAGCGTTGAAAGTGGTCGAGACTCGTTTGGAAAACCGCGCACAACGTTCGGGAATGGAGCTCTGCATCGATGAGTCTTATCACGGCCTTTCTGATGAGGTCCACAAGCTACGTGACACCATCAAAGTTCTCCGTGAGAAGATCAACGCTGCCAAGACGATGTACAACAGCCTGCACGAGTTAGCCAAAAAGATCGATCAAGATTTGGAAAACAAACAGCATGCATTGATGACCGATATCCGGTCCCTGGATCTTCGTGCTCGGCTCAACACCGGAGAATTCGGCGGAAAACCCACACAAACCGATCGGAACATTCATTTGTCCAGACTGGAGGACGAAATTCCCAAATCGTAA